The DNA region TTGTGTTTCCGTAACCTGTCATTTCATCGCAACTAACTCTGTCAAAGGTTGTGCCAGGCTTGCCGGAGTACCGTCTTTGTCCATGATCGAGCTCTTCGTTCAACACGCATACTTTGCCTTCCAAGTCGTCCAGGTCTTCCTCGTCACGACGCTGAcctcggcggcttcggcggcccTCACCCAGGTCCTGAAAGACCCCCTCTCGGCCAAAGATCTTTTGGCCGATAATCTTCCCAAGTCATCCAACTTCTATATCTCGTACATACTCATCCAGTGTTTGGCCGTCGGTGCCGCGTCCGTCCTCAGGGCGTTCGACATCTTTCGCCACCATGTTATGGCCAAAGCATTTGATAACCCCCGTGGCCTTTATAAAATCTGGTATAGGGAACGTCCAATGCACTGGGGAGCAATCTTCCCCGTCTTCACCAACATGGGCGTCATCGGTAAGTTCGTTCCTCACCCGAACTAATGCCAGCTAGTACTGACCATCAACAGCCATCAGCTACTGCTGCATCGCACCGGTTGTTCTCGGCTTCGCCACCGTCGGCCTTTATCTGATTTACCTCGTTTACAAGTACAACCTCCTGTACGTTAACGACTCCTCCATCGACACCCGCGGCCTCGTCTATCCACGCGCCTTGATgcacctcctcgtcggtgtCTACCTTGCAACTGTTTGTCTCATCGGCCTGTTCGCCTTGCGCTCGGCGTTCCTTCCCATGGTTCTCATGATCGGTTTCCTCGTCTTCACGGCCCTCGTCCACGTCTCCCTCAGAGAGGCTGTCTCTCCGCTGCTCTACAACATCCCGCGCGCTTTAGCTATGGAGATGGAAGAGCTTGATGGCGGGCCGATGGCGGACTATCCCCAGGACGACTTCCTCACCGATGCCGATATAACGGCCTCGTACCCGGACTTCTTCGACCCTgttgaggaagacgaaggcCCGGCGCATCAAGTCAACGGGAGCCGAGGCGTGGAGGGTGCAAGTGGTCTGATGGCCTCGGTCAACGACTGGTCCACCAACGCCCTTGCCAAGAAGCTTCAGACAACGGCCGAAAATTGGGGGTTGGCTGGCCCCATCAGCTATGTCTCGTATTGGATGCACCCGGATCCGTCTATCAAGCCCGGCTTCATTCTCCGGTGGCTTCACCCGGGGACGTTTGACGACTTCTCGACCCTTCGCCGCATGATCCCCGGGGATCTTCCGGATCCTACGGAGACGTACCCTCCCGACTACGCCCGTCGCGCCTACTGGCCGCCCGAGATGGCATCCCCTGCCCCGATCATATGGATCCCCAGGGACCCGGCCGGCGTGAGCGCGCAGGAGGTGGAGCACTGCCGCAAGGTCGTCGGGTGCtcggacgagggcgccgagctcAACGACAAGTGCCGCATTGAAGTCGAGGTTGACAAAGCACCATTTTGGGTGCCCCGTACTCTGTATTAAATGTTATGTAGCGAGGCGTGCGGCGTTTATGTTggatatatatatacatataGAATGGCCAAGTAATGCGAtcaacgaggtcgagcagTCCGATCACCTTAGGAAGCTTTGCAGTTATTTTAGCAACTCATGAGGGCCTTGACCTTTCTCACATTGAACTGAGTACTTCCTCAATGACCCGCCATGTCCGCTCGGCAACCAGCATCTGCGCCAAATAGTTGCCCGCGTGGTCTTTCCCCTGGATGTAAATCAGACAGGGCGGATGCATCCGCATCCGGGGAGTATTGCACTGCCACACAATCTTGcccttcggcgtcgacctcccCCCTTCGTCTTCCCCTTCCACCTTTTCGATAGCCGGGCTGAAGTCGATGACCTCGTGGAACCTCGCCTTGGACACGTTCGACACCGAAACGACGAAGCCGTTGGGCTCGGTGAACTGGTTCGTGCTCCCGCTCTCCGCGACCGCGTTGTACgtcaacctcgtcgacgcgTAGACCTGGGCGTCGGTAAGCTGCGACCTCACCGAGCTCCGGATCAGCGCGACGGCCTTCCCGAACGCGCCGTGCAAGAACCCTAAGGCCGTCGTGCTCGTCCAGTTGTACGCCACAAGGTTGGAGAAGTAGGCCACGTCGGAGGGCAAATCGTCCTCGTTGAGGCGGCCCCGGAGGTCGAGAGCCGTGGAGATGGAAATGGGCTTCGCGGGGGAGGACTTGGGTATGTGCGAGCAGGCTAGGCGGACGAGCCAGGCCGTGAGGATGTCACCGTCGCTCAGTCGGgtcgcggcctcgtcggaTTGAGAGATGTCAGTCTCGGCGATTTGGCGGAGGGACGTGAGAGAAGCGGCTGGGATGAAGAGGTTCCGTTGGCGGATGCGGTTGGTGAGGAGGTACCACAGGAGACCGGCTGTGAAACGCAGCTTCCCCCAGCCGGTGAGTTTCTTGTGTTCCCAGAGAAACGGCTCGGTGTACCGCTGGTCTTGTGCGTTTGCGACCTTCGCCATCGGATCGAACGCCGGGTCCGCCAGCGGTGTGACGTCTTCTCTCCTGCCCGAGAGGACGCGGCACCAGTTTTCGACGAGCTCTCTACGGCCCATTCCGTCCGTGACGCTGTGCGGGTACGTGATGGTGACGAATGTTGCGTCGGTAAAGGTTATCACATGCAGCGAGAGCAGCGGGCGGTCTGTAGTGGTGTAGTCGGAGAAGGCCGCGGGCGCCTCggggccggcgaggatggggGTCAGCGTCGACGGTGTGT from Colletotrichum higginsianum IMI 349063 chromosome 4, whole genome shotgun sequence includes:
- a CDS encoding LysR family regulatory protein, which translates into the protein MSSFRALLNPILGPKPRQPERVPTDTVIRLSALDSSWMMRMMIMSWSLCFHDALNPDMLHASLSELLTVGNWRKLGGRPRLTENGQIELHIPEAFTPSRPAVHFTVEPNRSSVKSHPLASTMPSLFSSTDALSRPQILDTPSTLTPILAGPEAPAAFSDYTTTDRPLLSLHVITFTDATFVTITYPHSVTDGMGRRELVENWCRVLSGRREDVTPLADPAFDPMAKVANAQDQRYTEPFLWEHKKLTGWGKLRFTAGLLWYLLTNRIRQRNLFIPAASLTSLRQIAETDISQSDEAATRLSDGDILTAWLVRLACSHIPKSSPAKPISISTALDLRGRLNEDDLPSDVAYFSNLVAYNWTSTTALGFLHGAFGKAVALIRSSVRSQLTDAQVYASTRLTYNAVAESGSTNQFTEPNGFVVSVSNVSKARFHEVIDFSPAIEKVEGEDEGGRSTPKGKIVWQCNTPRMRMHPPCLIYIQGKDHAGNYLAQMLVAERTWRVIEEVLSSM
- a CDS encoding Duf221 domain-containing protein, with translation MAPVDYRSWTASPLAMSKTRTSSSSTPSLLGSSLVCGSMPRFRPSANVRQGFILFTIYRECIYYINLRHAYLLSPYYSKRLSSRTVMFNCVPPKYQDAARLRKLFGDTVKNVWIPRDTSDLERLVKERDETALRLEKAEIRLVKMANRRRNKQLKAAAEAKPETVQSPRSSAGGSERSEDPEKGHPLQESIVLPDVNGSVAAQWIGASERPYHRPLANFFRRVDTIKWTRNRIKALTHQINKLRRGFLKGEGRRLPTAFVEFSSQADAERAYQTLAHNRPLHMSPRYIGIRPDEIVWSSVQMRWLERIVRSFMMHALITAAIVFWSLPSALVGVVSNIKFLAKLLPFLAWITELPDAVTGIISGLLPALALSFLMAIVPWLLRGCARLAGVPSLSMIELFVQHAYFAFQVVQVFLVTTLTSAASAALTQVLKDPLSAKDLLADNLPKSSNFYISYILIQCLAVGAASVLRAFDIFRHHVMAKAFDNPRGLYKIWYRERPMHWGAIFPVFTNMGVIAISYCCIAPVVLGFATVGLYLIYLVYKYNLLYVNDSSIDTRGLVYPRALMHLLVGVYLATVCLIGLFALRSAFLPMVLMIGFLVFTALVHVSLREAVSPLLYNIPRALAMEMEELDGGPMADYPQDDFLTDADITASYPDFFDPVEEDEGPAHQVNGSRGVEGASGLMASVNDWSTNALAKKLQTTAENWGLAGPISYVSYWMHPDPSIKPGFILRWLHPGTFDDFSTLRRMIPGDLPDPTETYPPDYARRAYWPPEMASPAPIIWIPRDPAGVSAQEVEHCRKVVGCSDEGAELNDKCRIEVEVDKAPFWVPRTLY